One Thermoanaerobacter kivui genomic window, AAATGCGGCGCTTCTGGCTTGTCATATCCTTTCGTTAAAATATCCTTACTTAAAAGAAATGCTTATGGACTATAGAAATCAAATGGCAGAAGAAGTGTTAAACAATTAAAAAGAAAAGGAGGGTAAAAATGAAAAAGACAGAATTGCTTTATGAAGGAAAGGCAAAGAAGGTTTATAAAACAGAGGATGAAAATTTTTACATCATTGAGTACAAAGACGATGCAACAGCTTTTAATGGTCTTAAAAGAGGTACAATACATCAGAAAGGCGTTTTGAACAATAAAATTTCGGCAATATTATTTGCACTTTTAGAGAGAAATAACATACCTACTCACTATGTAAAAAAATTGAGTGACAGAGAAATGCTAGTAAAAAAAGTAGAAATCTTGCCTTTAGAAGTCCTTGTAAGAAATTATGCTGCAGGAAGCCTTTCTAAAAGACTGGGGATTGAAGAAGGTAAAAAATTAAAAACAACTGTGTTAGAATTTTGTTATAAGAGCGATGAATTGGGCGATCCAATGATTAATGAATATCATATAGAAGCGATGGACCTTGCGACAAAGGAAGAAGTTGAAACAATAAAAAAGATGTCACTAAAAATTAACGACATTCTTTCAGAATATTTTTTATCTAAAGACATAATTCTTGTCGATTTTAAATTAGAATTTGGCAGATGTAGAGAAGGA contains:
- the purC gene encoding phosphoribosylaminoimidazolesuccinocarboxamide synthase, yielding MKKTELLYEGKAKKVYKTEDENFYIIEYKDDATAFNGLKRGTIHQKGVLNNKISAILFALLERNNIPTHYVKKLSDREMLVKKVEILPLEVLVRNYAAGSLSKRLGIEEGKKLKTTVLEFCYKSDELGDPMINEYHIEAMDLATKEEVETIKKMSLKINDILSEYFLSKDIILVDFKLEFGRCREGVILADEISPDTCRLWDKNTMEKLDKDRFRRDLGNVEEAYIEILKRLGGI